The following proteins are encoded in a genomic region of Flammeovirga pectinis:
- a CDS encoding MATE family efflux transporter, translating to MKKNQKAFYQEIWKVAIPISLQSLLQYALSMVDQIMVGQLGETVIAGVGLGGRLSFVLIVGIMGLANGAGVFVAQYWGRKEKEKINYLIGDLLKIGFFVTLVGMLVSLLFPSEILSLFSTDQEVIAIGGVYQQIIAFGFPAVLISASYSAALRSVGYAKLVMKWSFVKVIINTVVNYWLIFGGLGIPPLGMVGAAWATVFSMWFEAVALFIIIRLKNYPGNVGFKHIFHFDKATLYPLLNVSAPLILGDTSWAIGETCYSMIYGRMGTTDIASMTITMPLQTLGVGFFMGLASAAAIVIGFELGQNNMRKAKVYGDKLLRFTFFCALAVAIIMAVISPLYINLFQITPEVRQITQWLCWIFTFLLPIKMCNFILAAGILRSGGDTKYTTGLGLISTWVISLPMGVVAAFILDLPIYWVYIIVSLEEYFRLIMYIKRKKSGKWARNLIS from the coding sequence TTGAAGAAGAATCAAAAGGCGTTTTATCAAGAGATTTGGAAGGTTGCAATACCTATTTCATTACAAAGTTTATTACAGTACGCACTCAGTATGGTCGATCAAATTATGGTTGGTCAATTGGGGGAGACAGTAATTGCTGGTGTTGGCTTAGGAGGACGTCTTTCTTTTGTGTTGATAGTTGGAATAATGGGGTTAGCAAATGGAGCAGGAGTTTTTGTTGCTCAGTATTGGGGTAGAAAAGAGAAAGAGAAGATAAATTACCTCATTGGTGATTTATTAAAAATTGGCTTTTTTGTAACTCTAGTAGGAATGTTAGTCAGTTTATTATTTCCGTCAGAAATTCTTTCTTTATTTTCTACAGATCAAGAGGTAATTGCAATAGGAGGGGTATATCAGCAAATAATTGCTTTTGGATTTCCTGCTGTTTTGATAAGTGCTTCTTACAGTGCAGCATTACGTAGTGTTGGTTATGCAAAACTTGTAATGAAATGGAGTTTTGTAAAAGTGATTATCAACACGGTAGTCAATTATTGGTTAATTTTTGGAGGGTTAGGAATACCTCCTTTAGGAATGGTTGGTGCTGCTTGGGCAACTGTATTTTCTATGTGGTTTGAGGCCGTAGCCTTATTTATTATTATCCGACTTAAAAACTACCCAGGCAATGTTGGTTTTAAACATATTTTCCATTTTGATAAAGCCACTCTATACCCTCTCTTAAATGTAAGTGCTCCATTAATTCTTGGTGATACGTCTTGGGCAATTGGAGAAACCTGTTATTCTATGATTTATGGAAGAATGGGAACTACAGATATTGCGTCTATGACGATAACCATGCCGTTACAAACTTTAGGTGTAGGCTTTTTTATGGGGCTTGCCTCTGCAGCTGCAATTGTGATAGGTTTTGAATTAGGACAGAATAACATGAGAAAAGCAAAAGTATATGGCGATAAATTATTGAGATTTACTTTTTTCTGTGCTCTTGCCGTTGCAATTATCATGGCTGTAATTAGCCCGTTATATATTAATCTATTTCAGATTACACCAGAAGTCCGACAAATAACACAATGGCTTTGTTGGATATTTACCTTCCTGTTACCTATAAAAATGTGTAATTTCATTTTAGCTGCTGGAATATTAAGAAGTGGAGGAGATACTAAATATACCACAGGTTTAGGCCTTATAAGTACATGGGTGATTTCTTTACCAATGGGTGTGGTAGCTGCATTTATACTCGATTTACCTATTTATTGGGTGTATATAATTGTTTCATTAGAAGAATATTTTAGATTGATTATGTACATAAAACGTAAGAAATCTGGAAAGTGGGCTAGAAATTTAATCAGTTAA
- a CDS encoding PH domain-containing protein has translation MKFYSKFDKYSALFWFGMISFLLLIMYLMLTDNTNEFVSQVISFGIVLPIILLFAWVISSTYYEVKSDQNEFKYRSGPIRGKISIKDIKKVKLNTRVWSGLKLGLSFKKGMTLYYNKYDEIYITPKQSDDLCRMLKELNSEIKIIS, from the coding sequence ATGAAATTCTATAGCAAATTTGATAAATACTCAGCCCTTTTTTGGTTTGGCATGATTAGCTTTTTACTTCTTATTATGTATTTGATGCTTACTGATAACACAAACGAGTTTGTAAGTCAGGTGATCTCTTTTGGTATTGTTTTACCTATTATACTATTATTTGCATGGGTAATATCTTCCACATATTATGAGGTCAAATCCGATCAAAATGAATTTAAATATAGATCTGGACCAATAAGAGGTAAAATTTCTATAAAAGATATTAAAAAAGTAAAATTAAACACCAGAGTTTGGTCCGGATTGAAGTTAGGGTTGTCTTTTAAGAAAGGTATGACATTGTATTACAATAAATATGATGAAATATATATCACTCCTAAACAAAGTGACGACCTTTGTCGTATGCTAAAAGAATTAAATTCTGAGATAAAAATTATCTCTTAA
- a CDS encoding NUDIX domain-containing protein — MIEEQKRERVYNGFLKIDKVTFQHQRYDGTTSEILTREVVERNDAITALLYLKEEDVYLFVEQVRIPTLLNGTGFLVECVAGLIDKGETGFDALQREVKEEVGYEIDNIQHLSTFYSTPGGCSEKVELYYADLTNKITNGGGLFSEGEDIKIVKYSLSDLKQMYFDKKIDDAKTLIAVQWLLLNNN, encoded by the coding sequence ATGATTGAAGAACAAAAAAGAGAAAGAGTTTATAATGGATTCTTAAAAATAGATAAAGTAACATTTCAGCATCAAAGGTATGATGGCACTACTTCAGAAATTTTGACAAGAGAAGTTGTAGAAAGAAATGACGCAATCACTGCCTTACTTTACCTTAAAGAAGAAGATGTCTATTTGTTTGTTGAGCAAGTAAGAATACCAACGTTATTAAATGGTACTGGCTTTTTAGTAGAATGTGTGGCAGGGTTAATAGATAAAGGAGAAACAGGTTTTGATGCTTTACAAAGGGAAGTAAAAGAAGAAGTAGGGTATGAAATAGATAACATTCAACATCTTTCTACTTTCTATTCAACTCCCGGAGGATGCTCTGAAAAAGTAGAATTGTATTATGCAGATCTTACTAATAAAATTACGAATGGAGGAGGACTTTTCTCTGAAGGTGAGGATATTAAAATTGTAAAATATAGTTTGTCGGATTTAAAACAAATGTACTTTGATAAAAAAATAGACGATGCCAAAACACTTATTGCTGTGCAGTGGTTGTTGTTGAATAATAATTAA